A genomic stretch from Thermodesulforhabdus norvegica includes:
- the hypA gene encoding hydrogenase maturation nickel metallochaperone HypA: MSIAQALFDIVRDEAERHGLSRVERVAVQVGEMAAVVPEALRLCFSIISRGTFAENSELDIEIVPVVARCRRCGLMFEVENFSFRCPDCGTEGADCMSGRELLVLEVEGLSGGEV; this comes from the coding sequence ATGAGCATCGCTCAGGCTTTGTTTGACATCGTTCGGGACGAGGCCGAAAGGCACGGCCTGTCCAGAGTCGAGCGCGTTGCGGTGCAGGTCGGAGAGATGGCGGCTGTCGTGCCCGAGGCGCTGAGGCTTTGTTTTTCCATCATCAGCCGGGGGACTTTTGCCGAAAACTCGGAGCTCGACATTGAAATAGTCCCCGTAGTGGCACGATGTCGCCGATGCGGATTGATGTTCGAAGTCGAGAATTTTTCATTCCGCTGTCCCGACTGCGGTACCGAAGGTGCCGACTGCATGAGCGGAAGGGAGTTACTCGTCCTCGAGGTTGAAGGCTTAAGCGGAGGGGAAGTGTGA
- a CDS encoding ABC transporter substrate-binding protein, which produces MKSCVKLFCRLLVAVMFFSAAVTAFAGEPYRIGAVFSVTGVASFLGEPEKKTAEMIAEKVNASGGIKGHPVELIVYDDESDATKAILAVRRLIKKDNVAVIIGPTRSGESLAVAPVVEKEQVPLISCAASYKIVTPVEERRWVFKVAPSDSHVVQKMYEFMVARGIKRIGIMTVSTGYGSSGREELLRYAPQYGIEIVADERYGPKDTDLTAQLTKIRSKDPQAIVNWSVGPTQILAAKTWKQLGMGDIPFFQSHGFGNKKNIEMLGADAEGIFVPLPPIVVGPILPEDHPQKRVIMEHTGEYEARYNEPVSSFGGHAWDAMKLALAALEAVGPDRAAIRDFIENTKGFVGQLGVFNFSPADHNGLSKKDLIMVQVKNGEWTIVE; this is translated from the coding sequence GTGAAGAGCTGTGTCAAACTTTTTTGCCGGTTGCTTGTTGCTGTAATGTTTTTTTCGGCTGCCGTGACGGCCTTTGCCGGAGAACCGTACAGGATCGGTGCCGTCTTTTCGGTGACGGGGGTTGCTTCCTTTCTCGGTGAGCCTGAGAAGAAAACGGCGGAGATGATTGCAGAGAAGGTTAACGCCTCAGGAGGGATTAAGGGGCATCCCGTTGAGCTTATAGTTTACGACGATGAGAGCGACGCCACGAAAGCCATTCTCGCCGTAAGAAGGCTCATCAAGAAAGACAATGTGGCCGTAATAATAGGTCCCACCAGAAGCGGTGAGAGCCTCGCCGTGGCACCGGTGGTGGAAAAAGAGCAGGTGCCTCTTATTTCCTGCGCCGCAAGCTACAAGATCGTTACGCCCGTTGAAGAACGCCGCTGGGTTTTTAAAGTCGCTCCGTCGGACAGTCACGTGGTTCAGAAAATGTACGAGTTCATGGTGGCCCGGGGAATCAAACGAATCGGGATTATGACCGTTTCGACCGGTTACGGTTCAAGCGGTCGGGAAGAACTCCTGAGGTATGCGCCTCAGTACGGGATAGAGATCGTTGCGGACGAGCGCTACGGTCCCAAGGATACGGACCTTACTGCACAGCTCACCAAGATTCGGTCAAAAGACCCTCAGGCCATAGTCAACTGGTCCGTGGGGCCTACCCAGATACTTGCGGCAAAAACGTGGAAACAGCTCGGTATGGGTGACATTCCCTTTTTCCAGAGCCACGGCTTCGGGAACAAAAAGAACATAGAGATGCTCGGTGCGGATGCCGAGGGCATATTTGTTCCTTTACCGCCCATAGTGGTGGGTCCGATACTTCCCGAAGATCATCCTCAGAAAAGGGTGATAATGGAGCACACGGGAGAATATGAAGCCCGCTATAATGAGCCCGTTTCTTCCTTCGGCGGACATGCCTGGGATGCCATGAAGCTTGCTCTGGCCGCGCTGGAAGCCGTAGGTCCCGACAGGGCGGCGATAAGAGATTTCATAGAAAACACGAAGGGGTTCGTGGGACAGTTGGGGGTATTTAACTTTTCTCCTGCCGACCACAACGGCCTGAGCAAGAAGGATCTAATCATGGTTCAGGTTAAGAACGGAGAGTGGACCATAGTGGAATAA
- a CDS encoding ABC transporter permease → MMWKRYALLTAHRAFRNIRMQYGGPFGAVVWMFLNPAVMFCIYYFAVAIIFKLKIDKPYGFGEFLFCGIWVWTSFCNALTKSTTALVNEGPILKKVFFSPMVLVPSIVLEAFIGLTAGLFLFLLYRLTTGFPDLRPIYTAVFLIPLTFFLALFTTGLGWLFSVLNVYWRDLTHFINILLTLWFYATPIIYPPELIPDKWEIVLAVNPAHTFIVLFREIMLNLQPGSFVLWLAVISFSLTFFLIGITFMRVFYPRVIDFL, encoded by the coding sequence ATGATGTGGAAGCGTTACGCTTTGTTGACGGCCCATAGAGCCTTCAGAAATATCAGGATGCAGTACGGCGGGCCTTTTGGAGCCGTTGTATGGATGTTTTTAAATCCCGCCGTTATGTTCTGCATCTACTATTTTGCAGTGGCGATTATCTTCAAACTGAAAATCGATAAGCCCTACGGTTTTGGAGAATTCCTTTTCTGCGGGATCTGGGTCTGGACATCTTTCTGCAACGCTCTTACGAAATCGACGACGGCGCTTGTAAACGAAGGTCCAATATTGAAAAAAGTCTTCTTTTCGCCGATGGTGCTGGTTCCTTCAATAGTCCTGGAAGCCTTTATAGGTTTGACGGCGGGCTTGTTTTTGTTCCTGCTTTACAGGCTCACCACAGGGTTTCCTGACCTGAGGCCAATCTATACGGCAGTTTTCCTGATCCCCTTGACGTTTTTCCTTGCCCTGTTTACTACCGGGCTGGGCTGGCTTTTTTCGGTACTCAACGTGTACTGGCGTGATCTCACGCACTTTATCAACATTTTACTGACCCTGTGGTTTTACGCCACACCGATCATCTATCCGCCGGAGCTAATTCCGGATAAATGGGAAATAGTACTGGCCGTCAACCCTGCGCATACATTTATTGTGTTATTTCGGGAAATTATGCTCAATCTCCAGCCGGGATCCTTTGTTTTGTGGCTTGCCGTGATAAGTTTCTCATTGACATTTTTCCTGATCGGGATAACATTTATGCGTGTTTTTTATCCGAGGGTGATAGACTTCCTGTAA
- a CDS encoding divergent polysaccharide deacetylase family protein, which yields MTSQGKKRKKKNPVGKRKKKSSSKKKRINLPSRGFIVFWASLLLLWGGLMLLLQQMSTISKPPENQRLSEVRKPLISEKAPYKMPHTEKRRLPTAPETELTEKPEEEADAGREPPYSTDAEIPEANEEHKVSHAIADRQIQKPRGTVSIIIDDMGRDIESAKKFLALPYPLAFAVLPYEAHSKEVAEMIRKSGRTLLLHMPMEPRGYPEVNPGPGALLLSQSEEEQYRLFKKALKQVPGALGVNNHMGSRFTEDREAMRRFMRWLKEEGLFFVDSRTTAKTVACEAAREVGVPCLERNVFIDHELTRKFIVSQLAELARRASTQGYALAIGHPHEITYRVLRDNLSRYSVNGLQLVSLRKPGE from the coding sequence ATGACATCTCAGGGGAAAAAGAGAAAAAAGAAGAATCCTGTAGGGAAGCGGAAGAAGAAAAGCTCTTCAAAGAAGAAAAGGATAAACCTACCTTCTCGAGGGTTTATCGTGTTCTGGGCTTCTCTTCTGCTTCTATGGGGCGGCCTCATGCTACTTCTTCAGCAGATGTCCACCATATCGAAACCCCCGGAGAACCAGAGATTATCGGAAGTTCGAAAACCCCTGATCTCTGAAAAGGCACCTTACAAAATGCCCCACACCGAAAAAAGAAGGCTCCCGACCGCCCCTGAAACCGAACTCACGGAAAAACCGGAAGAAGAAGCCGACGCGGGCAGGGAACCGCCTTATTCGACCGATGCGGAAATACCCGAAGCTAATGAAGAACACAAGGTAAGTCATGCAATTGCCGATCGGCAGATACAAAAACCGCGGGGAACGGTCAGCATCATAATCGACGACATGGGACGGGACATTGAAAGTGCGAAGAAGTTCCTCGCTCTTCCCTATCCTCTTGCCTTCGCCGTACTCCCCTACGAAGCTCATTCAAAAGAAGTTGCCGAGATGATAAGAAAAAGCGGGAGAACTCTGCTTCTTCACATGCCCATGGAGCCCCGGGGATACCCGGAGGTAAATCCGGGACCGGGGGCACTGCTTCTGTCTCAATCAGAAGAAGAACAATACCGACTTTTCAAAAAAGCCCTGAAACAGGTACCGGGAGCCCTGGGCGTTAACAATCACATGGGCTCCAGGTTTACGGAAGACCGGGAAGCCATGAGGCGCTTCATGAGATGGCTCAAAGAAGAAGGGCTTTTTTTTGTCGACAGCCGTACGACTGCTAAAACGGTCGCCTGTGAAGCTGCAAGGGAGGTAGGAGTCCCCTGTCTCGAAAGAAACGTCTTCATCGACCATGAACTCACCCGGAAATTTATAGTGTCCCAGCTGGCAGAACTCGCCCGAAGGGCGTCAACCCAGGGTTATGCCCTTGCCATAGGGCATCCACATGAGATTACCTACAGGGTATTGAGGGACAACCTCTCCCGTTATTCCGTCAACGGGCTTCAGCTCGTTTCCTTACGAAAACCGGGGGAGTAA
- the hypB gene encoding hydrogenase nickel incorporation protein HypB, translating into MKEKVKIPVVCPILEAHERMARENREIFDSLGIYVVNLMSGPGAGKTTLLERTIERLKGDLKIAVIEGDIQSQEDAERIAGKGIPVVQINTGAACHLDGAMIRTALESLNLKGIDLLIIENVGNLVCPAEFDLGEHEKVMILSVAEGHDKPLKYPLMFQKSSVLIINKMDLLPYVECDVEKIRKFSLNLNPDQVVFPLSCKTGEGLDAWCDYLRSRVSSR; encoded by the coding sequence GTGAAGGAGAAGGTGAAGATTCCCGTCGTGTGCCCCATCCTTGAAGCCCACGAAAGGATGGCGAGAGAAAATCGAGAAATCTTTGATTCTCTGGGCATTTACGTCGTGAACCTTATGAGCGGGCCAGGTGCCGGAAAGACAACCCTTCTTGAGCGGACTATTGAAAGGCTGAAGGGTGATCTGAAAATTGCCGTTATCGAGGGGGACATTCAATCGCAAGAGGACGCAGAGAGGATTGCCGGAAAGGGTATTCCCGTTGTGCAGATAAACACGGGAGCAGCCTGCCATCTTGACGGAGCCATGATTCGTACCGCTCTTGAGTCTCTCAATCTCAAAGGGATTGACCTCCTGATCATCGAAAATGTGGGAAACCTTGTCTGTCCGGCGGAGTTTGATCTGGGTGAGCACGAAAAGGTGATGATTCTGAGTGTGGCAGAAGGACACGACAAGCCGCTAAAATATCCCCTGATGTTTCAGAAGTCCTCGGTTCTCATCATCAACAAGATGGATCTTCTCCCTTACGTTGAATGTGATGTTGAGAAAATCCGAAAATTTTCACTTAATCTCAACCCGGATCAGGTTGTTTTCCCGCTGTCCTGCAAAACCGGTGAAGGACTGGATGCCTGGTGTGATTATCTGAGATCCAGAGTGTCTTCTCGATAA